The Candidatus Alcyoniella australis genome segment CACGATCACCACGACCGTCAGCACGGCCAAGACGAAGACCACAATCTTGTGTCGGCTGCTGCGCAACGCCGTGGTCAGCAGACGCGCCTCACCCATGTATCGTGTGAGCTTGAATACGCGGAAAACGCGCAACAGCCGGATCACGCGAATCACCAACAGCGCCTGGGTGCCGGCAGCCAGCAGGCTCAAGTAGGTCGGCAGCACGGCCAACAGGTCGATCACTCCCAGGAAGCTTCGGGCGTAGCGCATCGGCCGCCTGGTGCTGTAAAGGCGGAACAAGTATTCAATCGTGAACAGCAGCGTGAAGCACCACTCGGCTGCCAGCAGCCAGGGCCCGTACTCGCCGCGGATCGCTCCGACGCTTTCGAGCATCACCGCCAGCACCGAGAGTAGAATCATTACCAGCAGCGCGGCGTCGAAAGCCTTGCCCGCAGGTGTGTCGGCCTCGAAGATCACCACGTACAGCGCATCCCGCAACAGCGAACCGGGACGCTGCCCGCGCGTGGAACGCGGCGGGTCCGATGGGGCCTGCGGCCGGGGACGTTTTTTATCGGAACTCATTAGGTTTCTTTTATCACACATTCTGCGCGGCTTGGAGCCCACGACGCGCGTCGGAAATAATCTACGCCTAATGATCGCTCGGCTTGCTATGACGCAGCATGTCATGATAATTTCATCGGCTCGAATGAATCTTAACTACTGTAACCGAGAGCGGAAGGCGACGTGAAGAAGGGCCGAATCGAAATACGTACCGAATTGTGCAAGGCCTGCGAGCTGTGCATCGAGGTCTGCCGCCACAACGGACTGCGGCGCAGCAAGACGCTCAACCGCATCGGCTACGTGCCGATGGAACCCAACCCGGACGGCAATTGCAACGGCTGTGCACTGTGCGCAATCCGCTGCCCCGAGGCGGCGATCGAGGTCTGGCGCGATGAGTGAGCGCGTGCTGTTCTCTGGCAACCATGCCATCGCCGAGGCCGCGATCCTCTCGGGATGCACGGCCTATTTCGGCTATCCGATCACGCCGCAGAACGCCCTGCCCGAGTACATGGCGGCCAACCTCCGCCGCCGCAACAACGGCGTGTTCATCCAGGCCGAGAGCGAACTGGCGGCGATCAACATGGTGATCGGCGCATCGGCCGCGGGCGCAAGGGTGATGACCAGCTCGTCGAGTCCCGGGATCTCGCTCAAGCAGGAGGGGATCAGCTTCCTGGCCGGGATGGAGCTGCCCGCGGTGATCGTCAATATGAACCGCGGCGGCCCTGGGCTGGGCAACATCGCGCCGGCACAATCTGACTACTTCCAGTCCACGCGCGGCGGCGGCCACGGCGACTACCGCGTGATCGTGCTCGCGCCGGGTTCGGTGCAAGAGCTGATCGACGCCACGCGCCGCGCCTTCGAGCTGGCCGACCGCTACCGCACGCCGGTGCTGATCCTCGGCGACGGGATGATCGGCCAACTGATGGAGCCGGTGGTGCTGCCCGAGCCGATCGACCCGGCCCAGATACCAGAGCGCAGCTACACTCTAAGCGGGGCCTCCGGACGTCCGAAGCGGCTGATCAAGTCGCTGATCCTCGACACGGCCAAGATGGAAGAGCACAACTGGAAGCTCTTTCGCAAGTACGAGATGATCTCGGCCGAGATTGCCGACGCCGAGACCGAGTTCGTCGAGGGAGCCAAGCTGCTGGTGGTCGCCTTCGGTACCGCGGCGCGCATCGCCAAGGGCGCGGTCAAGCGCGCGCGCGCCGAGGGGATGGACGTCGGTCTGATCCGCCCGCTCACGCTCTGGCCGTTCCCAAAAAAAGCGCTTGCCAAGGCCAGCCGCAGCTGCTCGAACTTCTGCGTGTTTGAGATGAACACCGGCCAGATGGTCGAGGACGTCAGGCTCTCAGTACAGGAGGGAACCAACGTTGTCTTCTCCGGCCGACCCGGCGGCGTTGTGCCGACCCCGATCGAGCTCTACCGGGCCATCGCCCGTATCCACCATCGGGTGAAGAAGGGGGCCGCGGTCTGATGAGCAAGGTCTTCTCCCGTCCTGAATCGCTGCTCGATACACCGCTACACTATTGCCCGGGATGCGGCCACAGCATCATCCACCGGTTGATAGCCGAGGTGATCGACGAGCTGCAAATCCGCGAACGCGCGATCCTCGTGCCTCCGGCCGGCTGCGCTGTGCTTGCCTATAACTACCTCGACGTCGACGCCATCGAGGCCGCCCACGGCCGCGCCTCAGCCGTGGCCACGGGGCTCAAGCGCTTGCGTCCCGACTGCGTGGTCTTCACCTATCAGGGTGACGGCGACCTGGCCGCCATCGGCATCGCCGAGTCGATCCACGCTGCCAACCGTAGCGAAAAAATTACCGTAATTTACGTCAACAATGCGGTCTACGGCATGACCGGCGGACAGATGGCTCCGACCACGATGATCGGCCAAAAAACCACCACCACGCCGTTCGGCCGTGACGTTGACCAAGCGGGCTACCCGATCCTGATCTGCGAAATGCTCTCACAGCTTCCCGGAGCGACATACCTTGAGCGCACCAGCGTGCATGACGCCAAACATATTCTGCGCACGCGCAAGGCGATCAAGCGCGCCTTCGAGGTTCAGCTCGCGGGGCAGGGATTCTCGTTGGTCGAGGTGCTCTCGCCCTGTCCGACCAACTGGCACCTCACGCCTGCGGAAGCCCACCGGCACGTGCCCGAACAGATGGTCAAGACCTTCCGCCTGGGCGTGTTCCGCGAGCCCGGCGACGGGAGGGTCTCGTGCTGATCAAATCAATCTTCTCCGGTTTCGGCGGCCAGGGCGTGCTGTTTATGGGCTACTGTCTGGCCAACTCGGCCATGGACCAGGGTCTGCACACCACCTACCTGCCCAGCTACGGTGCTGAGGTGCGCGGCGGCACTGCCAACTGCACTGTGGCGGTCTCAGACCAGGAGATCGCCAGCCCCGTGGCCAGCGAGCCGGATTTCGTCGTGGCGATGAACAACCCCTCGCTGCTCCGTTTCCAAAACCACCTGATAACCGACGGCACGCTGTTTCTCAACCAGGACCTGGTCGACATCGAGCCGACGCGTGACGACGTCAAAATCGTGCGCGTGCCCGCAGTGACCATCGCCACACAATTGGGCAACCAGCGCGGAATGAACCTGGTGATGTTCGGCGCGATGATCAAGCACACCGGCCTGGTCGAGTACGAGGTCGCCGAACGCGTTGTCTCCCGCCTGTTCAGGGAGAAGAACGAGAAGCTAGTAGAGCCCAACATCGAAGCGTTACGCGCCGGCCGCAACTACGACGACTGAGGAGGAACCGATGAGGCCGCACCAGATCAAACTGCGCATGCCCGACAAGCCGGGCCATATCTCCAAGGTCAGCGAGCTGCTCGGCGTCAACGGAATCAGCATTAAAGCCATCGCCGAGAACAACGAGGGCGACCAGGGGGTACTGACGATCGTGGTCGACGACCACCAGCGCGGCGTGATGGTGTTGCGCGGCCACGGCTACGAGGTCGAAGAGTCGCCGGTGATCGCAGCCTACGCCCCGGATCATCCCGGCGGGCTCAACGCGCTGTTCAAGCCGCTGAGGGAGGCCGGAGTCAACATCGAGCGGCTCTACCTGTCGGTGGCGCGCAAAAGCACCAACCAGCTGATCATCATCCAGGTCGACGACTGCGAAAAGGGAACCGCCGCGCTACGGGCCAACTACGTCGAGGTCATCGAGGGACGGATTACCTTCTAGCAGCAGGGTGTAAAACCAACGAATGGAAACAAAAGGCCCGGGGAACCCCCCGGGCCTTTTTTATTATTCGTAACAACAAACTCAGAGCGGCTTAAAATACTTGATGTCAAGAATCGATCCCTCGCGCTGGTCGGCGAACTGCGCCTCAACGCGCATGCCGCGAACCACCTGCTCCGGGTCGACCTCGCACAGCAGGTGCGTCAGCGGCGTGTCCGCGCCGTCGAGCTTGATCAGCGCCAATACGTAGGGCGGCTCGAGCGGTTGGTACGGCTCGGCGTAGTTGATCACCGTAAAGTCGGTCACCTCGCCCTGCGATCCGATCTCAACCCAGGCCTCACTCAGGTCGCTCATGCAGCGCTCGCAGGTCTTACGCGGCGGGATGAACACCTTGTCGCAACGCTCGCAACGCTGACCGAGGATCTTCTGCTCATCGCGCAGCGCGATCAGGAACTTGCTGCCGATCTCGCCCGCAAAGTACTGGTAGGGCAAAGCGAGCTTGCCATCGACAACGAACGCGTCTTTGTACTTGTCGTCCATCGCGGCCTCCTTACTCGTTCTCGATGATCTTGAAGTGTTTAATGTCGGTCACCGAGCCGCTACGTTGCTCGTTGAAGATCGCACGCACGCGCATACCGCGCTTGATCTTCTTCGGGTCGGTTTCGTCGAGCAGGTGCCACAGCGTATCCTTGCCCTCCACGCCGTCGAGCAGCACGTTGACCGTGGTGTAGGGTGCCTGACGCGCCTCGCCGGTCAGCGGATCGGGGCTGGCGTAGTAGACCAAGTCGTAGCTCTGGATCACGCCCTCGGGGCCGACCTCGACGAACTCTACGGCCTCCACTCGGCAGATCGCGCAGACCTCCCGCGGCGGCAGCTGGAAGCGTCCGCACTTGGGGCAGCGGTTGGCCATGATCCGCTTGTTGTCGCGCAACTCTTTGAGGAAACGTCCCATCACCGGGCCGGTGCTGAAACGCTGGGGGATCTCGAGGATCATCCGTTTGACGATCAGGTTCTGTTGTACGTTCGACTCAGCCATGATCACGCCTCCTTGAGCTGGGGCGGGTTCTTGGAAAGCAGCATCAGCACGGTCCACAGCGTACCGCCGAAGCCCGAGGCCAGCGCCAAGTTGACCGGTTTGGGAACCTGATGATCGCCCGCCATGCCACGAATCTGCATTGCGGCCTCGGCCGCACGCAGCATTGCCGTTGCACCGATCGGGTTGGTTGCTACCACGCCCCCTGAGGGGTTGATCGGCAACTTACCGTCGATGTCGATCTCGTCGTTCTCGACCATCTTGAGGTGTTCATCTCCCTCGAGTAGCAGGAACTCCCGCATCCAGTCCAGCCCCCACCAGCTCGATGGATCGTACATCTCGAACACGTCGATCTGCTCCACCGGGTTGGTGATGCCGTTGCGCCCGAACAGTTTTTCCGCCGCGTAGCGCATGGTCGTTGCCTCTTCGACGTTGCCGAACAGGTTGAAGGTCTCCTCGCGATGCACGGTAATATGGTCGACCATCCAGGCCGGATTGTCGCAACGTGCCTTGGTGATCTCCTCATTGGCGAAGATCATCGCGCAAGCGCCGTCGGACTGCGAACACATGTGTACGATGCGCAGCTCGCCGACCAGCGGCGGAACGTTCTCGACCATCGCCGGGATCATCTCCTCGGAGAAGTTAAAGCGCCGATGCGCATTGGGGTTGCGCATCGCATGCTTGTCCATGATCACCCGGTGCTTCATCGCCGCGTTCTTGGCGCGTTCCTCGCCGAACTCCTCGATCACCGCGTCGGCGGTCATGCCGGTCAGCGCTCCGGTCTGCAGCTCGCGGCCCCACAGCGGATCGGCCATGTTGGTGATCCCGCCGGTGGTGTGCCCTTCCTGCAGCTTTTCAAAACCGATGGCCAGCACTACGTCGTGCAGTCCACTGGCCACCAGGTTGTCTGCGGCACAGACCAGCGTGGCGCCGGTGGTGCCGCCGGTGGTCAGCCGCAGCAGCGGCTTGCCGTAGGAGCCGTCGCCGATCACGTGCCACATGTCCGGCTGGAACACCATCTCGAACAGTTCCATGTTGCCGTGCACGATGCAGTCGACATCGTCGATAGTCATGCCGGCGTCATCCAGGGCCTGTCGCACCGCCTCGTGGATCATCTCCGGCTGGTTGACGTCCTCGCGGTGGCTCGAATGCTTGGTCTGGCCGATGCCGATGATTCCAACGTTTCTGTTTCTAGCCATTTGCCACCCCCTATCCTTCCAGGACCACGACGGTCTGCATTTGTCCGGCTGGCCCGGTGATGCCATGGGCCACGGCGCGTTTGGCGTCGGCCACCTGGCGCTGACCGGCTTCGCCGCGCAGTTGCAGCGTGCATTCAGCCACGCGCGCCAGTCCGCCGAGGATCATCGGCTGCCCCGCGAGCAGTCCGCCGGAGAGGTTGACATTGAGCGCATCGGGGCCTCCGGCCGCGAGCCAGGCCGCTGCGCCCTGCGGGCACAGACCCAGACCCTCGGCCCACTGCGGCAGCATGTAGGCGTGGCGGTCGGAAATCTCAAACAGATCGACCTGGCTTAGCGGGTCGGACACTCCGGCCATCGAATATGCTTTTTGTGCTGCCTTGCCCAGCTGGAAGCAGCCGACCAGATCGCGCTCCCCAAGGAAGAAGCTGTCCATGCAGTTGCCCACACCGCTTATCCAGACCGGCTTGTCCGTGATCTCGGGAACGCGCTCTTCGGCAGCGATGATCAGGCCGATCGCCCCATCACTTACCGGGTAGGTCATCAGCTCGCGGATCGGGTCGGCGAGCATCGGCGATTGGAGCACCTGCTCGACGTTGACCTCGGGCAGGTCCTTGATCGACGGGTTGAGCTGCGCGTTCTTGCGCGAGCGCACCACAAGTTGGGCCAACTGCTCGGCGCTGACGCCCGAGGCGTCCATGTAGGCCCGCGCCTGGATTCCCTCGGCCGCCAGATGGTCGAGCCCCACAGGCCGGGTGAAGAACGGATCGAAAACCAGGTGCGTCACCATGTTGCGGCTCTTGGCCTGGCTCTCCTTGCAGTGCCCGACCACCATTACTAGGTCCTGGTGTCCGGAAAGCACCGATGCCAGAGCGTAGTAGACCGCCTGGGCGCCGTCTTGCGAGACTTTCTCCTCGCAACGGTAGTGCGCGCCGATCACGTCGGTCATCGCATTATCGGAGATCGTACGTGCGTCGAAAATATCATCCGAGGTAGTGACAACTTGGCCGATGCCGCGCTCCTCGGAGAAGTCCAGGCCCGTGGAGTCGATCATCGGTTTGACCACCTCCCAGGCCATGCCCTGCATTCGTTGGTACCATTTGTCGCGCTCGAAGCTCGTTTGAGCGACTGCGACAATTGCAGCTCGTCTAGCCATGTTCGGTTCCTCCTGCTCTGTTAATCTTCTAGGGCTGATAGGGATTGAACAGTTTGGTCAGGCCCATCAGCAGGCTCAGATCGCCCTCGGCCTTGATCTTGCCCGCGCCGAACGCGGTCATGCCATCGAGAGTGCCCAATGTCAGACCGATCCAATCGCGTGCGGCGATCATCACCCGGACGTCGACCTCGCCGATCCCTTCGCTTACTTTGCAGACGCTGTCGATCACGCTGACCGTCCAACTGCCGCCGCCCTCGCCCGTGATCTCGTAGCCCACGCGGCCGTTAAAATCGCCGGCGCGCTCGGAGTTGAAACGTTGCTCCATCGTGCCGAAGATGTCCGCCACCTCGACCTGTGGCTGCTCGAGCTGGGGCACACCATCCACGGCCCAGCGCTTAAGATCTTTTTTAAGCACCTTGCCGATCGGATTGCGCGGGAAATCACGTTCGAGGAACTCGACATAGCGCGGCACCTTGAACTCCGCCAGATGCTGGGCGCACCAATCGCGGATCTCTTCTTCGGAGGCCTGCTTGCCGTCGCGCAGCACTACGAACGCCTTGACCTCCTCGCCCATGTCGGTGTCGGGCACGCCCACGCAAGCCGCCTCGAGCACCTTGGGATTGGCGGCGATCGCGTTGTCGATCTCTTTGGGGTAGATGTTCTCACCGCCGCGGATCACCATCTCCTTGATCCGATCGACGATAAAGATGTAGCCGTCTTTATCGCGATAGCCCACATCGCCGGTGTGCAGGCACCCCTCGGCGTCGATCGCCTCGGCGGTTTCCTCGGGGCGGTTGTAATAGCTGAGCATCACCGCATTGCCGCGGATCAATATCTCGCCGGGCTCACCTACGGGCTGCTCCTTGTTATTCTCGTCGACGATCCGCACCTCCTGGCCCGAGATCGGCAGGCCGATCGAGCCGACCTTGCGTATACCGTCGCGCGGATTGAGCGTGCTGACGCAAGTCGCCTCGGTCAGGCCGTAGCCCTCGACGATCGGAATGCCGAAGGTGCGTTCGAAGTCGTTGAAAGTCTGCACCGGCATCGGCGCCGCGCCGCAGATGCCGAACATCAGCGAGCTGGTATCGAACTTGGCACGGTCTGGATCCTTGAGCAGGATCGAGTAGACCGCCGGCACGGCGGAGAAAAAGTTGACCTTGTACTGCTCGACCGTCGGCCAGAAATCTTTGGCCGAGAACTTGGTGCGCAGTATAACCGCGTGCCCCTTCTGCATGCTCGAGACGCAGGAGAGCATCGCGTTGACGTGAAACAGCGGCAGGAAAATCATTACCCGGCACAGCTCGGGCACATTGAGGATATCCTGCACGCCCTCCAAGTCGGCGATCACGTTACGGTGCGAAAGCAACACACCCTTGGGCTGCCCGGTTGTGCCCGAGGTGTAGAAGATGTAGGCCGGATCGCTGTCGAGCACCAGCTCGGCAATCCGCTCGGAGGGCGAGTCCTCGATCAGCGACTCGAAGGACACATGGTCCGAGCGCGTAGGGCCGTCTATTTCGATCACGGTCTGCAGGTGTGGGCAGTGGACGCGAATCTTGTCGAGGGTCTCAAGGTAGTGCGGCCCGATGATCAGCGCGCTGCCCTTAGAGTCGTTGAGCAGGTAGCGTATCTCCTCGGCCTTCCACCAGCCGTTGATCGGCCCGGCCACCGCGCCCAGATGCTGGATCGCGAAGTAGCTCAGCAGGGTCTCGGGCGAGTTCTCGACCAGGATATGCACGAAATCGCCCTTGCCGATACCGAGCTTTCGCAGGCCGTGGGCCAGGCGATAAACTTTGTCGGCGAACTGGGCGTACGACAACTCCTGGCCGTAGAAAAACAGGTATGGTTTGTCAGCGTATTGGGCGGTCTTTTCAGCGAAATAATCGAGCAGGCTCATGGTCTTCCTCCGATCTTCACTTGAACGGGCGTAGGCATTGGGCGGCGATCTCCATGCGATGCAGCTCATTGGTTCCGCCGCTGATCTCACCGGGTTTGGCATCGCGGTACAGTCGTTCGACAACAGACGTAGTCAGGCAGCCGTATCCGCCGTGGACCTGCACCGCCCAAGAGCCGACCTTGGAGGCGGCCTCGCTACAGAAAACCTTGGCGCATCCGGCCACGGTAGTTGCGTCGGGGGCGTTGCTGTCGATCAACCATGCGGCGTTGCGCGTGATCAGCCCTCCGGCGTCGATCAGCATTTTCATGTCCGAGAGCTTGAAGCCCACCTCTTGGAAACGGTGGATCGGCTTGCCGAACGCCTTGCGTTCGCGCGAGTAGGTCACCGCCGCCTCGAAGCCCGCGCGGCACAGCCCGACCGCAGTAGCAGCGCGGAGCGCCAGTGCCGGCAGCAGCAGCTCATCGCGCTGAGACATCCCACTGTCGGGCTCGCCCAAGAGCACAGCCTCGCAGCCGTCTAGCCGGAGCTCGCACATTAACGCCCCTCGGCAGCCCAGCATGTCTAAAGTAGGTCCGGCCTTGAGTCCCGGCACCCCGCTCTCGACTAAAAACATGCCGAATTGCTCGTCGCCGGTTTTAGCCAGCACCAGCGCGACATCGGCCAGCGGGCCGTTGGTGACCATTGTCTTCACGCCGCGCAGGTTCCAGCTTTGGCCCTCGAGAGTTGCCCGGGTCTCAATCGCGGCGACATCCGAGCCGCAGCCGGGCTCGGTCACGGCAAAGGCGCCGATCAGCTTGCCTTGGCGTAGGCCGGGTAGCAGCCGCTGCTTGGCGTCGTCCGCGGCAAAGCGCCCGATGCCCTTGGCGCAGAGAATTGTGGCCAGGGCGCTGCTCGCCGTGGATTGGCAGGCCTGGCCCAGCAGCTCGGTATAAACCACTATCTCGGTCAGCGGCGCACCGCCGCCGTCCGGCGCAGGGATCTGCATCTCGAAATAGCCGAACTCGCCTAGGGCGGCGACGTTTTCGCGCAACAGTCGTTCGCGCTCGCTCTGGGAGCCCTTGTCCAGGCCATCGGCATTGGGTGCGATGCGCTCGGCACAGAACTTCTCGAATTTGCCAAAAGCGGCCTTCTGGTCGTCGGTATAGTCGTAATTCATCAGCGCTCTCCCTGGACGAAGCGCGAGATGATCATCCGCTGGACCTCGCTGGTGCCGCCGCCGATCGAGGTCAGCTTGGCGTCGCGGAAGTAGCGTTCGACCGGGTACTCGTGCATTAATCCGTACCCACCGAAGATCTGCACCGCGTCTGACGCCGCGAGCATCGATTGCTCTCCCATGTAGAGCTTGGACACGGCTGCGTCGAGATGGTTCATCGGACGGCCCTGATCCTTATTCCAGGCCACGCGATAGACCAGCAGCTTGCCGACTTCGTAGAAAATCCGCAGGTCGGCCAGTTTGTGCTGCACCGCCTGAAACTGGGCGATGGGACGGCCGAACTGTTTACGTTCACAGGCGTACTGCGCGGCCAGGTCGAGAATCCGCCGCGTGCCGCCGATTCCCGGCGCGAGCAGCGCTGAGCGGTCCCACTCCAGCGCGCCCAGGGCCACGAGAAATCCGGCGCCGATCTGTCCCAGCACGTTCTCCTCGGGCACCAGCGCGTCCTCGAAAATCAGCTCCGATGTCGTGCTGGCGCGCACGCCGAGCTTGTGCAGCACCTTGCCCACCTTGAATCCCGGCGTATCCTTCTCCACGAAAAAGGCGGTGATCCCCATCGGCCCGGCGTCTTTGTCAGTCACGGCGAAGACCACCACAACGTCGGCCAGCGGGCCGTTTGTGATGAACATCTTGGTGCCGTTGAGCACCCAGCCCCCGTCGCGCTTCTCGGCGCGGGTACGAATCGAGACCGCGTCCGACCCGGCATCGGGCTCGGTCAGGCCCATGGCGCCGATCCACTCGCCGGTGGCCAACTTGGGCAGGTAGCGCTGCTTCTGCTCCTCGGTGCCGTGCTTCATAATCGTGTCGCCGCACAGAAAAGAGTGTGCGCCGTAGGCCAGCATCAGGCCGCCGTCCGCACCCCCCTCGGCCAGCGCCTCACCGGCCAGGCAAGCGGTGACCACGTCGGCGTTCGAACCGCCGTATTCCTCGGGAAAATGCAGACCGAGAATGCCGAACTCTCCGAGCTTGCGCCAGGCCTCGGCGCACCACTCGCTCTTGAGGTCCGATTCCTCGGCCAGCGGTTCGATCTCTTTGGATGCGAACTTGAGCACCTGCTCGCGGAAGGCGAGCTGTTCAGGGGTAAACGAAAACTCCATCGACACCTCCGTTAACGAATGCGCTGTTGGTACTGCACCGCATCTGCGCGGGCAGTCGCGCCGCCATCAACTGAAACAAGGCTTGGCTTCCCCTCGTTTGATCGCGCGGATTATCTCGTCGCGATCACGCACGCAGTCGATCTCGACCCAGGCCCTGCCGCAGCCGAACGAGGTGTGGCTGTCGTCTGAGGCGACCTTGGGGTAGGGGATTTCGGAGGTGTCGTATTCCGGGGTGTAGAACCCCTTGGCCGAGACCTCGACTGCGTCGAGTGGATACTTGTGCGACACCGCCTCGATGATCTCGATCAACTGCTTGAGGCTGTAGTCGTACTCTCCCGGGTGATTGAAGATGTGCAGCTGCTCGTGCTCGCCGAAGATCTGCGAGACGTGAACATAGCCGCGCTCGAAAATCGTCAGTTCGATCCCGGCGAACACCAGCAGGCCGTTGTTCGAGGTTGGGACGTTCTCGCGCCAGTCGGGCCGCAGCAGATAATCGTGGTCAGTGATCGCCAGGAAGTCGAACCCCAGTTCGGTGTAGCGCTTAACGACCTGCTCGGGGCTGAGCTCTCCGTCGGACAGTGTGCTGTGGTTGTGTAGCGCTCCGCGCAGCCGGGGCATCTCAGCCTTCCTTGGGCAATGCGCTGCCCAGGCCATCGAGGATGAAGGCCAACGCCTCCTGCTCGACCTTGCGCAAATCCTTGGAGCCGATCTGCCAAATATAGTAGTGGTAGGCCATGCGCTCGAGCATTCCCAGAATGCTCACCGCGACCACCTCGGCCTGGCGCCGCGCGCGGCGCCCGCCGCTGCCGCTGACCCGCAGCAGCGCGTTGGCGATGTCGTGGATCAGCAGCTCGAATACGCGCATGCGCTGCTGTTCGATCTCCGGGCTGAGCCCCACGGATTCGCGCAGCACCAAAATCAGCATCTCGCGCCGGTCGTTGCAGAACTCGCGAAAGAACGCCCGGCCGCTACGCTCGAAGCTGTCCAGCGGCCCGCGGCCGCGGGCGAAGGCCCGGCCGAGGATCTGGCGCAGCCGAGCGATGGCGTCGTCGAGCAGCGCCAGCAGCAGCTCGTCCTTGTTCTCGAAGTACAGATAGAAGGTGCCGACCGAAATCCCCGCGGACTCGGCGATGTCGGCGATGGCCGCTCCGGAGACCCCACGCTCGGCAAAGAGCACCAGCGCGGCGTCCATGATCTGTCCACGGCGCTGGTCCTTGAGCCTGCGGAACTTGACGTTTCCGCGGTTGTCACGCTTTTCGGCAACGTTTGACATAAATGAAAGTGAATTTAGCTTCAGTTATTTCCGGCAGACAATTTTCTACACCGAACGCCGATCGCAGTCAAGGCCGGTCCGCAAGCCGCCGAAATTATTGCGAGGGGATTCGCTCGATCCGTCCGGCGATCAGCCGTTGGCCCTCGGGG includes the following:
- a CDS encoding acyl-CoA dehydrogenase family protein, whose product is MNYDYTDDQKAAFGKFEKFCAERIAPNADGLDKGSQSERERLLRENVAALGEFGYFEMQIPAPDGGGAPLTEIVVYTELLGQACQSTASSALATILCAKGIGRFAADDAKQRLLPGLRQGKLIGAFAVTEPGCGSDVAAIETRATLEGQSWNLRGVKTMVTNGPLADVALVLAKTGDEQFGMFLVESGVPGLKAGPTLDMLGCRGALMCELRLDGCEAVLLGEPDSGMSQRDELLLPALALRAATAVGLCRAGFEAAVTYSRERKAFGKPIHRFQEVGFKLSDMKMLIDAGGLITRNAAWLIDSNAPDATTVAGCAKVFCSEAASKVGSWAVQVHGGYGCLTTSVVERLYRDAKPGEISGGTNELHRMEIAAQCLRPFK
- a CDS encoding acyl-CoA dehydrogenase family protein; amino-acid sequence: MEFSFTPEQLAFREQVLKFASKEIEPLAEESDLKSEWCAEAWRKLGEFGILGLHFPEEYGGSNADVVTACLAGEALAEGGADGGLMLAYGAHSFLCGDTIMKHGTEEQKQRYLPKLATGEWIGAMGLTEPDAGSDAVSIRTRAEKRDGGWVLNGTKMFITNGPLADVVVVFAVTDKDAGPMGITAFFVEKDTPGFKVGKVLHKLGVRASTTSELIFEDALVPEENVLGQIGAGFLVALGALEWDRSALLAPGIGGTRRILDLAAQYACERKQFGRPIAQFQAVQHKLADLRIFYEVGKLLVYRVAWNKDQGRPMNHLDAAVSKLYMGEQSMLAASDAVQIFGGYGLMHEYPVERYFRDAKLTSIGGGTSEVQRMIISRFVQGER
- a CDS encoding PHP domain-containing protein; its protein translation is MPRLRGALHNHSTLSDGELSPEQVVKRYTELGFDFLAITDHDYLLRPDWRENVPTSNNGLLVFAGIELTIFERGYVHVSQIFGEHEQLHIFNHPGEYDYSLKQLIEIIEAVSHKYPLDAVEVSAKGFYTPEYDTSEIPYPKVASDDSHTSFGCGRAWVEIDCVRDRDEIIRAIKRGEAKPCFS
- a CDS encoding TetR/AcrR family transcriptional regulator, which translates into the protein MSNVAEKRDNRGNVKFRRLKDQRRGQIMDAALVLFAERGVSGAAIADIAESAGISVGTFYLYFENKDELLLALLDDAIARLRQILGRAFARGRGPLDSFERSGRAFFREFCNDRREMLILVLRESVGLSPEIEQQRMRVFELLIHDIANALLRVSGSGGRRARRQAEVVAVSILGMLERMAYHYYIWQIGSKDLRKVEQEALAFILDGLGSALPKEG